A window of Bombina bombina isolate aBomBom1 chromosome 5, aBomBom1.pri, whole genome shotgun sequence genomic DNA:
AATCTTAAATTTATAAATACAGTTATTTTGATAGGGAGGTCCTTCATTTTGAAGCAATGGAAAGCAAAAAAGGACCGAATCTGACGGagtgtattaataaaattaaagaacAATTGATAGTGGAACAATTTGACACGGCGGTTAAATCAGAATCATAGGTTAAACATTTTTTCAGCAAATGGAAAAAGTTTATTCAGGCATTATCTGAAGAGGAACAAATACGGTTAATATATCCCTTTAGAGAATCAGAAGTATTAATTAATGTAATCGCAAGAAATGAATTCCCAAACTCAACGGAAGTTATTAGATCGTCGGAAAATTAAAGGCAGgagtagaggggagagagagaagtagagagggaaagaaagataaaaaaaaattgttgcttttTGTTTGAGCAAGAATTTGGGAAAATCCAATACCGCTAAGAATGTAAGTTAGTTGAAACATAAGAAAAGTAAGGCCAAGTATACATGTAACCGTTTTATAAGAATTGAAGATAAATTGAAAAATAAGGCATGTAAGCTGGAAGTTCTAAGTGATGTAACAATGGCTTTATTAGGCAGTCCTGTGTTTCATTTAGTGGACGATGTGTACAAGCTCAGGATGACGTCAGGGGTGGAGAGCTCAGGCGACCATCTCAAAACGGCCGAAGTTGAACTTGTATGTAATTTAACTTTCACAATATAATTCTATCAACATTGGGATAGTGTTTGCAGTACTAAATCGTTGCAAACAATATCTAAATACGTTTGAACATTTTTTTGGTTGACTGGCCTTTTAAAATGCAGTTAGGATAGAGGAATATTGTTAAATATTAAGAGGCAGGCTGCATTTAATATGTTGGATGTATCAATTTATCATACACTTGGTATAATAGTAATAGATTAGTAACCAATCAATGTGCAGCATGCTCACAAAAAAGTTCCTTATTTTTGCTCTTATGCTAGACATTAAGAATATGCAAATAAGTGTTTCCATTTATCATACGCACAGAAAAAGTTTCTTATTTTCTATGCTAGACATTTAAAAGTAAATAAGTGTATCCATTTATCATATATTTGGTGTAACAGGACTATTTAAGTAACTAATCACTGCGCAGCATGCACatggaaaaagatttttttttgctattatgCTAGACATTGTAAAGAAGCAAATAAGCAGACAAGTTGTGTATGCAATAATGAGTATTTCATATTAATTTTCAGATTGCAacaactatggcctcgcttccattgagtcgtaattcagtttgcgtgcactcgcaaaccgttaaatatgctgtcgaaagcaatagcgtttaacgactgtttccaatggcgcgttataccttaatatcggcttccggacttcggctgccgaaaagattttcgcgtcccatagaaagtaatataagccgttaatcgataaattataccaggtttccattgaaagcgctaaccgttaatacactgtcggaggctgtcgatacattgagacatattacccccagctcaactaggtgtaaaggaggaaaaaagagctttttgaggcctgtttctcattgaaattgaaaatcaaaaaaaaattacatatagaaatataattttatttaataataatcttctcctacatgtatatatgtatgataattgtatatatatatttgacctatataaatcatataattttaataattacttttaactgttatgataaaggctgatatatttaaattgaaaaatataataattacattcagtgtctttgaatttccgatatgtaactacatatattttgaaattatagttcatatcaaaaataaaagtcatgagtaagtatatactttcaaactgttcattaaattaaggattagatgagatgaagataagccctcccccccatgttattcattgcaatcaccagtttcacatatgttaacaagcaacacacagctataaaaaaaagaccacacctagcctaacctcagaacagatatttcaaaatgcagggtgagagagaagctgacaatgctgaagttagacagcgtaggcctgacatccccagagtgaggctggatatagaaaccctgaatgagcagcaggtgtttgaaagtttcaggctcaacagggagaaaatatatcagttatatgccctgttgcaagataggctggaaagccagggctattcaagcagggctgtccctggaatgaccaaactactaggggcacttcattttttggcttctggatcctttcaggtgacagggggcattgtaactggggtgcataagtccactctttctaagcatctttcaaaagttattgatggactttatgataattgcagaaaatttatttttttccccacatcacccagaggttggcgtgatgttaagagggacttttttcttttaggtggcatacccaatgtccttggggccattgactgcactcatattgccctaagaccccctgtgcgcagggagataatatttagaaataggaaacacttccactccttaaatgtgcagattatatgtgatgcaaacatgcgcatattaaatgttgtggcagggttcccaggaagtagccatgatgcctacatcctcaggaattctggtgtgtggagattgtttgagacaaatcaaatgcctgaaggacatctcctcggtaagtgtttatgtatatattatgatgccttcatgtgttcaatattttgacattttattgtttcattgctttataatcctttatgtatgtgtctaagggggtgaaattgattaaataaataaattgttaatcatttaaaagatatatattaactatgtcatagtaagacatatgcataacattattttatgtcatacattgctttatggaaagatgtgtgtttatctatctatctatatctatatctatatatatatatactgtatatctatgcattcatattttagcagattctgcatatcctcttaaaaaatggatttggacaccattgaaagagaaccaggttgttgggcctgctgaattaaggtaaaatatatatttattttctgctcatgtgtgtcagaaatattgattgtgccttgcaaaatgctcactataatctgtagaaaagtaggaccagtacacacttcataggaatgtccctttaaatcactcttgggtgaatgtaggtgcaaacctggaggacctccttttccaaagtcccagtaaatgtaatgaaatagaacacacaggtagcactctatgtggagcaacagcacctttattgagcaacgtttcggggctcctgcccctttattaagctatatatctgtgtttgtgcacatacatttgttgcttgattatcttgtgtgtgtgtgtgtatatatcactatcacagacataacaatgttgtactgagtgcctttaaagggacagtcaaaatacaaatcatctattatcagtgaagcatttataaatctctctgcttcaatataaatatatttatatatatataaaatggtttaaagatttataagatcaaaccaggaatgtagttagctcattagtatttgatttgtcttcacattatatattataatcatatttcttgttcttttaatacagatataatgaagcacatatccgaacacgtgctataatagaacgactgtttggtgttctaaaaatgcgctttcgctgcctggacagatcagggggggatctccaattcagtccggaaaaagctattaaaatcatagtggcatgttgctgtctacacaacatggcacaggagcatgggatgttgaacgacttacttccaacaccacagcccccaggtgaaatctttgagcctgatgtaattaatcatccccaacccctcaatgcccatttggagagatctgcaactattcaagaattcttttcaggtatttttatagtattgtaatgagaccttttagttatttatgattatgttttttaataatacacatttgtttcttttaatgttttacagattgaagattctcagaaatggaataccactcccctccctctctcctcatccctatatttaccacattttccctaaataaatgtatactttactcaaatatagtcatggtgaatgtttctttatttccagctatgtactaatcaatgcattcatcttatgatttatgtataacataattatctaaaatatcattttaattatattccaaatatgactttgttctcttggtataattatttaaagagcagctatgcactcctggttaataaaattgagtacatgggtgaaccaatgacagacaggatatatactgtatgttggcaacaataaacagctccaacataggttctatgctgctcctgatcttacctaaataaaactataatcaaaggatactaagaatattaagaaatataaagaatataaatatattagatttgcttttaaatatatatgttttagcaaaataatggaatttatgtcactttaaaaaaaaaaggaagagtgtgttcacaataaaacattaatgaaccagataaatcattcaaatccaatcaacttacatatgtactcataatcaatttaatccttttatgtttcttatttcaatcatgtatttaagtttaggagccattccatttaatgctcatcacctgtggtgcacttgctgattgttgcctacatttagacaacaatcatcaagcgctccccatgtgcagattcaaaatgggtagattcctaagataacattcctgttttattaaattacagatgataattaagttaaatagattataggattacatatttaagtatataaatactgcatgctctaattcctgagttttatttttaataggctatccctttaagaaatatatcagatgctcatttcaaagagacaaatccagatataatataatccttaaaataaagatacattatcaatacatacaatcccctgagattgcacacttgaatggcatggttacctcatagaaaataatatagaaaaataagtcaaaggaaaaaatctttttatcatgaagatgagttttattattacagatttaccctcattcaaatgtaattttcaatgtgaaaatcatatttattcaatacaaaacgatgacacataaaagttataatgtgtcatagtactaatatttataaaatatatgtaatgtcatgtctgctaaagcagataatacatttgcaatatttagactattaaccaaaatacataagtgcttaatatgacatacttcaagagatatgaagtattgtctttaacatggagttattgaaacaatttaaaagtgcattgtgcattggtcccagggagagtctgtgtctgttcatatgatgtcaattaaaatgtattaatcacctctatatcatggcaatcacatatatgttgtgtatacaccagtgcttaaatatcataaagatacatttatctaattattctaaatattgaataataatcttgacaaaaaggagtgcgttagtcatgataggtatatatttcagatattacattccacataggactataatgaatgcaaggtatttggccatatcaacaggaaggaatatttacttttcaactcttctataactgtataagccttattagcttcatctgaaggagcaaacaacatatgcttgtggaatataaatcataacatttacacatgtcacgttgaccaatgttagatagcatatactgtataaatttcagacacgtatccccaagtattcttaaacggcataatatcctcaataaaaggacacatacatttatcaacaatttacacctgcatattaattgacatcatgtgaaataaaaatgaataaagctgttaatgtttttgaaaataaacagctattaaaacaattttgaaatatattttctaattttgattagaaaaatatatgcatatttatgagatggaaatcacacttaagaaagtgcttcataaaaaaattagatattatatatcttgaaagaatttaaaaagaaaaatacttcttaatgcttgcggcgggatttggcctttggaggagaggtacttgggatggaagtg
This region includes:
- the LOC128659482 gene encoding putative nuclease HARBI1 — its product is MQGEREADNAEVRQRRPDIPRVRLDIETLNEQQVFESFRLNREKIYQLYALLQDRLESQGYSSRAVPGMTKLLGALHFLASGSFQVTGGIVTGVHKSTLSKHLSKVIDGLYDNCRKFIFFPTSPRGWRDVKRDFFLLGGIPNVLGAIDCTHIALRPPVRREIIFRNRKHFHSLNVQIICDANMRILNVVAGFPGSSHDAYILRNSGVWRLFETNQMPEGHLLADSAYPLKKWIWTPLKENQVVGPAELRYNEAHIRTRAIIERLFGVLKMRFRCLDRSGGDLQFSPEKAIKIIVACCCLHNMAQEHGMLNDLLPTPQPPGEIFEPDVINHPQPLNAHLERSATIQEFFSD